The Prochlorococcus marinus str. MIT 1214 sequence TAAAAAATCCTCATCACGCTTATCAGACGTAGCAGATAAATCTGTTTCAGATAATGATTTTTCAGATGCAATTAATTTATTTAAAACTCAAAGAAAGAAAGCTGGGATTTCATTACAGCAATTGTCAAAGGAGACAAAAATTTCAAGAAATGTATTAATAGCTATTGAAAATGGATGGAAAAAATATTTACCAGAAAAAACTTATTTAATATCAATGATCAAAAGTCTTGAGATTAAGCTCAATTTAGAAAAAGGAAGTTTAAATGGTTTATCAACACAAAAAGATAATGTTAATAATACCCCTAAGTTTAAATTTAATTTTTTAAATATAGACTTCCTGAATAGTTGGATTGGGAGCTTATTGTATATTATCTTTATGCTTTTATCTATATTAGCTCTTAATAGTCAACAAAGATATCTTATAAAAATAAATAGTATTTCGACTGAACCCATAATTACAGAAAAGACTGTTATGAAAGATGTAAATACAATTAAGACTCAAAAAGAAGAGTGATTATATCTTTTATTTGCTTTAGCTAAATCACCATACCTATTTAAAGCTTCTTGAATATTCGAATCATTTCTCGACAATCTCCATGACCAATTATTTTCTATTGTGCCAGGTTTATTTAATCTAGAGCTATTATCAAGGTTTAATAAATCTTGCATAGGCGCTACGAATAATTTAGCTTTAGTTTCCATGCCAATTCGTATCAATTCCCAAGAAGTGAAATTCTCATAATCATGAATCCTTTCTCTTAATTGTTCTTTTCTGTCTTGATCCATTTCTCTCCACCAGCCTTGAGAAGTTGAATTATCATGAGTCCCTGTATAAACAACCCAATTTTCATCTTTAATATTCTCTGGCAAATAGGGATTATCTAAATTTCCATCAAAAGCGAATTGAAGTATCTTCATTCCTGCCAAATCACAATCATCGCGTAACTTTTCAACTTTTGATGTTATTAAACCTAAGTCTTCAGCAACTAAAGGAAGAAAACCACTACAATCTTTTTTTATTAAACCTAGTAGCTGTCTTCCAGGGGAAGGCAACCAGAAGCCATTCTCAGCTGTTTTATCTTTACCAGGAACTGACCAAAAAGCTTCAAGAGCACGAAAATGATCGAGACGTAAGAAATCAACCTGCTCTAGATGTCTTGAAATTCTTTTTCTCCACCATCTAAAATTACTAGCTTTGTGCCTGCTCCAACGATAAACAGGGTTACCCCAAAGCTGCCCAGTCTCAGAGAAATAATCAGGAGGTACGCCGCTTTGAAGGAATGTATCTGAATTACTTAAAATTGAAAATAATGATCTATTACTCCATACATCAGCACTATCTTTTGATACATAAAAAGGGGCGTCTCCAAATAAAAAAATTCCTAGATTGTTTGCAAGTTTTCTGATTGATTTCCATTGCCTGTCTAAATGCCATTGGAGCAGATTATGTCCTAACAACTCTCTCTGGTTATCTTTTTTCCAATTTTCTAATTCTTTCTTATCCCGAACTGCATATTTATCTGGCCATTCCCACCATGGAAGA is a genomic window containing:
- the malQ gene encoding 4-alpha-glucanotransferase, which gives rise to MKLERNSGILLHPTSLPDSPVCGSFGNPARVWLNELASAGIGVWQFLPLAPTDSFGSPYSSPSSFAFNPWFLDQDDLVRDGFLANNLENLSSENDSSDNRVDFQLANSKVNSLRYSLVDYWDKQHRTIQEEFKIWCSRQFWLDDHSIFMELKIQYNDLPWWEWPDKYAVRDKKELENWKKDNQRELLGHNLLQWHLDRQWKSIRKLANNLGIFLFGDAPFYVSKDSADVWSNRSLFSILSNSDTFLQSGVPPDYFSETGQLWGNPVYRWSRHKASNFRWWRKRISRHLEQVDFLRLDHFRALEAFWSVPGKDKTAENGFWLPSPGRQLLGLIKKDCSGFLPLVAEDLGLITSKVEKLRDDCDLAGMKILQFAFDGNLDNPYLPENIKDENWVVYTGTHDNSTSQGWWREMDQDRKEQLRERIHDYENFTSWELIRIGMETKAKLFVAPMQDLLNLDNSSRLNKPGTIENNWSWRLSRNDSNIQEALNRYGDLAKANKRYNHSSF
- a CDS encoding helix-turn-helix domain-containing protein, with amino-acid sequence MVLNFPFKKSSSRLSDVADKSVSDNDFSDAINLFKTQRKKAGISLQQLSKETKISRNVLIAIENGWKKYLPEKTYLISMIKSLEIKLNLEKGSLNGLSTQKDNVNNTPKFKFNFLNIDFLNSWIGSLLYIIFMLLSILALNSQQRYLIKINSISTEPIITEKTVMKDVNTIKTQKEE